One region of Gossypium raimondii isolate GPD5lz chromosome 6, ASM2569854v1, whole genome shotgun sequence genomic DNA includes:
- the LOC105774729 gene encoding uncharacterized protein LOC105774729, translated as MVSKIVKRTPPRSIKRHRRKTSPTKKNASVTVIASLNKSIKLCHRRLVRLFSKLARIATPSTTKRRYKGFKILKQDQLESNSIVPRTLVFDRCLLPPPISETKKTIVLDLDETLVHSSPDPPPKMYDFVVRPSIDGQIMKFYVLKRPGVDSFLEEISKKHEVVVFTAGLEQYASQVLDKLDPKGLISYRLYRDSCKEMEEKMVKDLSEMGRDLGKVVIVDDNPNAYTLQPENAIPIPPFVEDGEDRELEKLVQFFEWCEPFEDMRLAVKQYFSGGNDGAAVVLLKA; from the coding sequence ATGGTTTCCAAGATTGTCAAGAGAACTCCGCCACGATCCATCAAGCGCCACAGGAGAAAGACTTCTCCGACGAAGAAGAATGCTTCTGTCACCGTCATTGCCTCCCTCAACAAGTCCATTAAGTTATGCCATCGCCGCCTTGTCAGGCTTTTCTCCAAGTTAGCCCGCATAGCAACTCCTTCTACCACCAAACGCCGCTACAAGGGGTTCAAAATCCTCAAACAAGATCAACTCGAAAGCAATTCCATTGTTCCTCGAACTCTAGTGTTCGACCGTTGCTTGCTTCCGCCGCCGATTTCGGAGACCAAAAAAACCATCGTCCTTGATCTAGACGAGACCCTGGTGCATTCAAGCCCCGATCCACCTCCCAAAATGTATGATTTCGTAGTAAGGCCGAGCATCGATGGTCAAATCATGAAATTTTACGTGTTGAAACGTCCTGGTGTCGATTCTTTCTTGGAAGAAATCAGCAAGAAACACGAGGTGGTGGTGTTCACGGCCGGACTTGAGCAATATGCTTCGCAGGTTTTGGATAAGCTTGACCCTAAGGGGCTAATATCGTACCGGCTTTATCGGGATTCCTGCAAAGAAATGGAAGAGAAGATGGTTAAAGACTTGTCCGAAATGGGGAGGGATTTGGGCAAagttgtgatagttgatgataaCCCAAATGCTTACACTTTGCAGCCGGAGAATGCTATCCCCATACCACCGTTTGTGGAGGACGGTGAGGATAGGGAGCTGGAGAAGTTGGTGCAATTCTTTGAGTGGTGTGAACCGTTTGAAGATATGAGATTGGCTGTCAAGCAGTATTTCAGCGGTGGCAACGACGGTGCAGCAGTGGTGCTGCTGAAGGCATag